In a single window of the Alosa sapidissima isolate fAloSap1 chromosome 18, fAloSap1.pri, whole genome shotgun sequence genome:
- the LOC121690144 gene encoding uncharacterized protein LOC121690144, with protein sequence MSKQTDLNGEAVEEMINDQMLVCLNNGYGTRLNIYKNEMSCIDLTLVDKNIASRCEWTVDESTSIGSDHFPITCQIDIGFKIEQGYIPHRWVFKKADWEKYVELCKEIGSLSIDNEQSIDEINGIVSSSILLAASQSIPISQSFKKQINVPWWNDKCSEAIKDRNRAFKLLGRTLTMDNLISYQRKKAIARKVIKEAKRESWRQFCSSIGKETSLNQVWMMIRKMVGKYKPPHIPVLMKDGINAISDIDKANMLNKAFADIHKGSHLEERFKKRKEEVLKANKNVLNQKEQNMSIMDADFSMSELKRALNNTAYSAPGSDNLCYVMFRKLPDNVLENILSLFNKVWNEGNLPTIWKGATILPFPKPGKDATSPGNYRPIALTSHLGKLMGKTHSSEIKLFLRIYQPSKGISNRI encoded by the coding sequence ATGAGTAAACAGACAGACTTGAACGGCGAAGCTGTTGAAGAAATGATAAATGATCAAATGCTTGTATGTTTAAATAATGGTTATGGCACTAGACTCAATAtttataaaaatgaaatgtcatgtATTGATCTTACTCTAGTAGATAAGAACATTGCTAGCAGATGTGAGTGGACAGTAGATGAAAGTACTAGTATAGGTAGTGATCATTTCCCAATTACATGTCAAATAGATATTGGCTTTAAGATTGAACAAGGTTATATACCTCATAGATGGGTGTTTAAAAAAGCTGATTGGGAGAAATATGTGGAATTATGTAAAGAGATTGGAAGCCTATCCATAGACAATGAGCAATCAATTGATGAAATTAATGGAATAGTGAGCTCTTCTATATTGCTTGCTGCTTCCCAAAGTATTCCTATTAGCCAAAGTTTTAAGAAACAAATTAATGTTCCATGGTGGAATGATAAATGCTCAGAAGCCATTAAGGACCGAAATAGAGCTTTTAAGTTACTGGGTAGGACACTAACTATGGACAATCTTATCAGTTATCAAAGAAAGAAGGCTATAGCCAGGAAAGTTATTAAGGAGGCTAAGAGAGAGTCATGGAGACAATTTTGCTCTTCAATAGGAAAAGAAACCTCTTTAAATCAAGTATGGATGATGATTAGGAAGATGGTGGGTAAATATAAGCCTCCTCATATCCCTGTCCTAATGAAAGATGGGATTAATGCTATTTCAGATATTGATAAAGCCAATATGCTTAATAAAGCATTTGCAGATATTCACAAGGGTAGCCATCTAGAGGAGCGTTTTAAGAAACGGAAAGAAGAAGTATTGAAAGCAAACAAGAATGTTTTAAATCAAAAAGAACAAAATATGTCTATTATGGATGCAGACTTTAGTATGTCAGAACTTAAAAGGGCACTGAATAATACTGCATACTCTGCTCCAGGGAGTGATAATTTATGCTATGTAATGTTCAGGAAACTTCCTGACAATGTATTAGAGAACATCCTTAGTCTATTTAATAAGGTATGGAATGAAGGTAATTTACCAACCATTTGGAAAGGGGCAACAATTCTACCATTCCCTAAACCAGGTAAAGATGCAACTAGCCCAGGAAATTATAGGCCTATTGCACTCACTTCACATTTGGGTAAATTGATGGGAAAAACTCATAGTAGTGAGATTAAATTATTTCTTAGAATATATCAACCCTCTAAAGGGATATCAAACAGGATTTAG